From Endozoicomonas sp. 8E, the proteins below share one genomic window:
- a CDS encoding RING finger domain-containing protein, producing the protein MKINIIRHFLILLIIFFIPNEVSAQSICPICLEILHDEDKSMSLCCQHEFHDYCILRWNKREKKETCPVCRKELIYHHDLHILKSHDLCRKVPYIKIEITPHLCSFSELYSVRSRVDEVLSVILKQEIDMRLEEEIERLRLKIINLHLVDDDDDDDDL; encoded by the coding sequence ATGAAAATTAATATAATCAGACATTTTTTAATTCTTCTAATTATTTTTTTTATCCCAAATGAGGTATCTGCTCAATCAATTTGCCCTATTTGTCTTGAAATATTGCACGATGAGGATAAAAGTATGTCTTTATGCTGTCAGCATGAATTTCATGATTATTGTATTTTACGTTGGAATAAAAGAGAAAAAAAAGAGACATGCCCAGTATGCAGAAAGGAACTAATCTATCACCATGATTTACATATTTTAAAAAGTCATGACTTATGCAGAAAAGTTCCTTACATTAAAATTGAAATCACACCCCACCTTTGCTCTTTTTCTGAACTTTACTCTGTTAGATCAAGAGTAGATGAGGTTTTATCTGTAATCTTAAAACAAGAAATTGATATGAGATTGGAAGAAGAAATTGAACGCTTAAGATTGAAGATCATTAATTTACATCTTGTTGACGATGATGACGATGATGACGATTTGTGA
- the argR gene encoding transcriptional regulator ArgR, with translation MASQKQEELIKAFRQLLKEERCGSQSQIVEQLQSQGFDNISQSKVSRLLCRHGAVRVRNARNEQVYCLPPELGKMDSNIAVRDLVEDVANNGMLIVIKTSPGAAQMIARLLDSVGRSDGILGCVAGDDTIFVAPVSSAEIDTLQESIVKLFM, from the coding sequence ATGGCCAGTCAAAAACAGGAAGAACTCATTAAAGCTTTCAGACAGCTGCTTAAAGAAGAGCGCTGCGGGTCCCAAAGCCAGATCGTTGAGCAACTTCAGAGTCAGGGTTTTGATAATATCAGTCAATCAAAAGTTTCCCGGTTACTTTGTCGCCACGGTGCTGTTCGTGTTCGCAATGCCCGCAATGAACAAGTCTATTGTCTGCCCCCGGAACTGGGGAAAATGGATTCCAATATTGCAGTCAGAGATCTGGTGGAAGACGTAGCCAACAATGGCATGTTGATTGTGATCAAAACCAGCCCGGGGGCTGCCCAGATGATTGCACGGCTATTGGATTCCGTCGGCCGCTCCGATGGTATCCTGGGGTGTGTAGCGGGCGACGACACTATTTTTGTAGCTCCAGTTTCCTCCGCTGAAATTGACACGCTGCAGGAGAGTATCGTCAAGCTGTTTATGTAA
- a CDS encoding ABC transporter ATP-binding protein: MEQPGPQTTDKTSAAIEVSQLTMKYGSNLIQQDLNFKVYKGDVFVIMGGSGCGKSTLLKHMIGLYQPAAGTIAYEGRDYFSATDNQQLEMRKRWGVTYQSGALFSAMTLAENVGFPLTQYTRMKPAEIFDLVRYKMALVGLAGYENYYPSQISGGMAKRAGLARAMALDPDVLFFDEPSAGLDPLSARRLDDLILQLSQSLGVTIVIVTHELESIFAIGSNGVFLDAQTKTQLDTGAPSYMLNHSSQPLVRDFLSRGQSLQRGSLKEPSAGS, translated from the coding sequence ATGGAGCAGCCAGGTCCCCAAACTACAGATAAAACAAGCGCAGCAATAGAAGTCAGCCAGCTGACTATGAAATACGGCAGCAACCTTATACAGCAGGACCTGAACTTCAAGGTTTACAAAGGCGATGTATTTGTGATCATGGGAGGTAGTGGTTGTGGCAAAAGCACTTTGCTCAAGCACATGATCGGACTGTATCAGCCAGCCGCCGGAACCATTGCCTATGAGGGGCGGGACTATTTTTCTGCCACAGACAACCAGCAGCTGGAAATGCGAAAGCGATGGGGAGTCACTTATCAGAGTGGTGCCCTGTTCAGTGCCATGACTTTGGCAGAGAATGTCGGTTTTCCTCTTACCCAATATACCCGGATGAAACCGGCAGAAATATTCGATCTGGTGCGTTACAAGATGGCTCTGGTCGGGTTGGCGGGCTACGAAAACTATTATCCGTCACAAATCAGTGGTGGTATGGCCAAGCGTGCCGGTCTGGCCAGGGCTATGGCTCTGGACCCTGACGTGCTGTTTTTCGATGAGCCGTCAGCCGGTCTTGATCCTCTCAGTGCCAGGCGACTGGATGATCTGATTCTTCAACTCAGTCAGTCACTGGGAGTAACGATTGTGATTGTAACCCATGAACTGGAAAGTATTTTTGCCATAGGCTCCAATGGCGTATTTCTCGATGCGCAGACTAAAACACAGCTGGATACGGGGGCTCCGTCCTATATGCTGAATCACAGCTCTCAGCCCCTGGTCAGAGACTTCCTGTCCCGAGGGCAGAGCCTTCAGCGGGGCTCCTTAAAAGAGCCTTCAGCGGGCTCCTGA
- a CDS encoding lysine/arginine/ornithine ABC transporter substrate-binding protein — protein sequence MKKMLASLLATSALTVATLISAQSIQAQAAETIRFATEATYPPFEFVGEDNQLEGFDIDLAKAICNELKAECTFSNQSFDSLIPSLKFRRFDAVISGMDITPDRLKQVDFSGPYYENSAIFVTEKNKGLTSIEALKGHSVGVQNGSTHQQYLIEKLESQGVKVRPYDTFQNAFLDMTSGRVDTVFADTAVAREWMKERGKGQYVQAGPEVKDADYFGIGYGIAVRKQDKLKEEIDSALKKLKENGTYQKIYDKYFNKA from the coding sequence ATGAAAAAAATGTTAGCTTCCCTGCTGGCGACCAGTGCTTTGACTGTTGCCACACTCATTAGTGCTCAATCCATTCAGGCTCAGGCTGCCGAAACTATTCGCTTTGCCACAGAAGCCACTTATCCTCCTTTTGAGTTTGTGGGTGAAGACAATCAGCTTGAAGGGTTTGATATTGATCTGGCCAAAGCCATCTGTAACGAACTGAAAGCAGAGTGTACGTTCAGCAACCAGTCCTTTGACAGTCTGATTCCCAGTCTGAAATTCCGCCGTTTTGACGCGGTGATTTCAGGGATGGACATTACTCCAGACCGTCTCAAGCAAGTCGACTTCAGTGGACCTTACTATGAGAACTCGGCCATCTTTGTCACCGAAAAAAACAAGGGACTAACGTCTATTGAAGCGCTCAAGGGTCACTCTGTGGGTGTTCAGAACGGTTCAACCCATCAGCAGTATCTGATCGAAAAACTGGAGAGTCAGGGTGTTAAAGTCCGTCCTTATGACACATTCCAGAATGCTTTTCTGGATATGACCAGCGGCCGGGTTGATACAGTCTTCGCCGATACTGCAGTTGCCAGAGAATGGATGAAAGAAAGAGGCAAAGGTCAGTATGTCCAGGCAGGCCCGGAGGTGAAAGATGCAGATTATTTTGGCATCGGCTACGGGATTGCGGTCAGAAAACAGGACAAACTGAAGGAAGAAATTGATTCAGCCCTGAAAAAACTAAAAGAAAACGGCACCTACCAAAAGATCTACGACAAGTACTTTAACAAAGCCTGA
- a CDS encoding ATP-binding cassette domain-containing protein has translation MGIVVEGLSKAFGSTQVLKDISFNIPRGETTVLLGASGAGKSTLLRMLNLLETPDQGTMKIADMAFNFSNSHNSRHLNKQACTLRRRVGMVFQQYNLWPHMTVLGNLIEAPVVQGMPKEQATTKARELLKRVGLSEKADAWPSSLSGGQQQRVAIARSLMLSPDVLLFDEPTAALDPAITNQVVEVIRELSQSGITQVVVTHEVEFARKIASKVIYLEDGHIVEDGSSDHFANPRTEAFRSYLEH, from the coding sequence ATGGGCATAGTCGTAGAGGGCCTCAGCAAAGCATTTGGCTCCACACAGGTTCTTAAAGATATCAGTTTTAATATTCCCAGAGGTGAAACCACCGTTCTTCTGGGGGCCAGCGGTGCAGGTAAAAGCACCCTGCTGCGCATGCTCAACCTGCTGGAAACACCCGACCAGGGCACCATGAAAATCGCTGATATGGCGTTTAATTTCAGCAATAGCCATAACAGCAGGCATCTAAACAAACAGGCTTGCACCCTGAGACGCCGGGTAGGCATGGTATTTCAGCAATACAACCTCTGGCCGCATATGACGGTGCTTGGCAATCTGATTGAGGCCCCGGTTGTACAGGGTATGCCCAAAGAACAAGCCACCACCAAAGCCAGAGAACTGCTCAAGCGTGTTGGCCTGTCTGAAAAAGCCGACGCCTGGCCTTCTTCGCTGTCGGGTGGCCAGCAGCAACGGGTAGCTATTGCCCGCTCCCTGATGCTGTCCCCAGACGTTCTTTTATTCGATGAGCCCACTGCGGCTCTTGATCCGGCTATCACCAATCAGGTGGTAGAAGTGATCAGGGAGCTGAGCCAGTCCGGTATCACACAGGTAGTTGTCACTCACGAAGTCGAATTTGCGCGAAAAATTGCCAGCAAGGTGATTTATCTTGAAGATGGCCATATTGTTGAAGATGGATCATCCGATCACTTTGCTAACCCCCGGACAGAGGCTTTTCGCAGCTATCTGGAACATTGA
- a CDS encoding ABC transporter permease: MASPDFKIAHNVNPEYMSAILSGSWDRYQPLPDAVQLFPELASGDLQTLDLLTDASFQWDSLFCAWLLKLQRHCDSNNIKLMLSGLPEDAQNLHRLAIAVPVRNFSTKKTFFSLQSLQSLTKGGGQWLENFVLFLGDITLGIIRMFRLRSDVRPGDFFQFLHQTGPAALPIVTLLSFLVGMILAYLGTVQLRQFGAEVYVADLVGIGMVREMGALMTAIIMAGRTGAAYAAQLGTMQVNEEVDALTTLGIKTVDYLVLPRMLALIVAMPLLTLYSDVLGMLGGSAVALSMDITFTQYFHQLSGSFAMADVMTGLFKSLVFAILISFAGCQAGLACGRSSAAVGKATTTAVVTAIVYLVVADAGLNILYFQLGI, encoded by the coding sequence ATGGCATCACCCGATTTCAAGATAGCGCATAACGTTAATCCAGAATACATGAGTGCGATCCTGTCCGGTAGTTGGGACCGGTATCAGCCGTTACCTGATGCTGTGCAGTTATTTCCTGAACTGGCTTCAGGAGACCTTCAGACGCTTGATCTCCTGACCGACGCTTCCTTTCAATGGGATTCGCTGTTTTGTGCCTGGTTGCTCAAGCTTCAACGACACTGTGATAGTAATAATATAAAGCTGATGCTCTCCGGGTTGCCGGAAGATGCCCAGAACCTTCATCGGTTGGCCATCGCAGTTCCTGTGCGAAACTTCTCGACTAAAAAGACCTTTTTTTCATTGCAGTCACTGCAATCCCTGACGAAAGGGGGGGGTCAGTGGCTGGAAAATTTTGTTCTTTTTCTGGGCGATATCACGCTCGGAATAATCAGAATGTTCAGGTTGCGCAGCGATGTCAGACCTGGTGATTTTTTTCAGTTTTTGCATCAGACCGGGCCAGCGGCATTACCCATCGTGACCTTACTGAGCTTTCTGGTAGGCATGATTCTGGCCTACCTGGGGACAGTCCAGTTACGACAGTTTGGTGCTGAAGTTTACGTGGCTGATCTGGTGGGTATCGGTATGGTGCGGGAAATGGGAGCTTTGATGACCGCTATCATCATGGCCGGGCGAACAGGGGCTGCCTACGCCGCACAGCTGGGAACGATGCAGGTCAATGAAGAGGTTGATGCTCTTACCACGCTGGGCATCAAGACTGTTGATTATCTGGTGCTTCCGAGAATGCTGGCCCTTATTGTGGCCATGCCATTGTTGACGCTTTATAGCGATGTGCTGGGAATGCTGGGAGGCTCGGCTGTGGCTCTCAGTATGGATATCACTTTCACCCAGTATTTTCATCAGCTTTCCGGTTCCTTTGCCATGGCCGATGTGATGACAGGCTTATTTAAAAGTCTGGTGTTCGCTATTTTGATCAGTTTTGCCGGGTGTCAGGCCGGACTGGCCTGTGGCCGCTCTTCTGCGGCAGTCGGTAAGGCAACCACTACGGCGGTGGTTACTGCCATTGTCTATCTTGTGGTTGCGGATGCAGGTCTGAATATTCTCTATTTCCAGTTGGGTATTTGA
- a CDS encoding MlaD family protein, which translates to MMNKKRYSIFAGLFVITMIGLTVGLAMFVGQGSYSSHSKERYELIYDSSVMGLNIGAPVTLRGVKIGEVTDIRTQLYVDKEELLNTVMIDIYPDMVVGKGGKVPEDIMKQLVFRGLAAKLKTQSLLTGLLYVEVDFYKTSARTIPVSTQYPQLPTVPTDFETITQDLDEMNLPALIADLKSIAHNLNTISSSQAFQQMPTKLNKAFAQFGAMSEDMAKSMSDIRDEFVPMADSMNQMSQAIERELPKTLGQVSEVLSSVEATLKALEQTTMELSDTVAPDSPLMYQLDRSSKDISRSADAVRELAELLEEQPGSVLLGRDTGE; encoded by the coding sequence ATGATGAATAAAAAAAGGTACTCCATTTTTGCCGGCCTGTTCGTGATCACCATGATCGGACTGACAGTGGGTCTTGCCATGTTTGTAGGTCAGGGCAGTTACTCCAGTCACAGTAAAGAGCGTTATGAGCTGATCTACGACAGTAGTGTTATGGGTCTGAATATTGGAGCTCCTGTTACGCTGCGAGGGGTCAAAATTGGTGAAGTCACGGATATCCGCACCCAGCTTTATGTGGACAAGGAAGAGTTATTAAATACGGTGATGATCGATATCTATCCGGACATGGTTGTCGGCAAGGGAGGAAAAGTTCCTGAAGATATCATGAAGCAACTGGTGTTCCGGGGACTGGCAGCCAAGCTGAAAACCCAGAGTCTTCTCACAGGGTTGTTGTACGTCGAAGTGGACTTCTATAAGACCAGTGCGCGAACAATTCCTGTCTCCACACAATACCCTCAGCTCCCGACGGTGCCCACTGATTTTGAAACCATTACTCAAGATCTGGACGAAATGAACCTGCCTGCGCTCATAGCTGACCTGAAAAGTATTGCCCACAACCTGAATACCATCAGTAGCAGTCAGGCATTTCAGCAGATGCCGACAAAACTCAATAAGGCTTTTGCGCAGTTTGGAGCCATGTCAGAGGATATGGCTAAAAGCATGTCAGACATCAGGGATGAATTTGTTCCTATGGCTGATAGCATGAACCAGATGTCTCAGGCTATTGAAAGAGAACTGCCAAAAACGCTTGGCCAGGTAAGTGAGGTCTTATCCTCTGTAGAAGCTACCCTGAAAGCACTGGAGCAAACGACAATGGAACTGAGTGATACCGTGGCACCTGACTCGCCACTGATGTATCAATTGGACCGCAGCAGTAAAGATATCAGTCGCTCGGCAGATGCTGTCAGGGAGCTCGCAGAGTTGTTGGAAGAACAGCCAGGCTCAGTGTTGTTGGGCAGAGATACAGGGGAGTAA
- a CDS encoding amidase, with amino-acid sequence MRRSGVALVITLFMMATGSYGYDLSDPTLVDIYNPYRQKPYISRDYYPDWLSSSQNLSGFQLSFIRSWVVGHGSIDQQIEFVKSQLAMSGINPEDPVLFSEAELTALNAGIPDKPERTSFEETPSEEAPVEEAPSSDRGSRGNPTARISELFDHAGGIDDIQQLFAEQKLTPSRLVENIYDWYEKKLPESMEDVLIERNKDLAMRSARASDQRWLKCISAYSGVIEACKKQRIISELEGIPIAVKSEVNVAGYFATAGVNRKKIADQSLFPIITEETESEVVRLLKREGVIILGLTNQHLFGLGATGENPHFPGISNRFSSSHVAGGSSSGSALMVALGLSPLTVGTDGGGSVSIPASLNGLPGLKPTSDKLSTKNYINSELDMVAIGLIGNRFKDIALGYQVSSGRHPTLQVAEALKTLKIGLDPDWLEHADKEVSEKTFECLDRLGTRLKKLQNRKDNIFVKMQFTSENFRKRLWATHIILFGSWAAEGNLKFLGKGIPYETEMALLMGKALSNEQAERARQNQKMLADHFEKNIFSKVDVIAMPTTLTPATAKLTHWLPNTAGELNLAIAYLLAFNTSLANMTGSPRVTIPCGFNHENLPFGLQLMGAIDSEYLLLAIGSLLEQEMAEELRKKAESNRFLKGFKPYEKPSPDAGVPHEDL; translated from the coding sequence ATGCGGCGTTCAGGTGTAGCTCTTGTAATCACTCTTTTTATGATGGCAACCGGTAGTTATGGCTATGACTTATCTGACCCTACTCTTGTTGATATTTATAACCCTTACCGGCAAAAGCCTTATATTTCCAGAGACTATTACCCAGACTGGCTAAGTTCTTCACAAAACCTTTCCGGATTCCAGCTATCCTTTATCCGAAGTTGGGTAGTGGGTCATGGGAGCATTGATCAACAGATTGAGTTCGTCAAAAGTCAGTTGGCCATGAGTGGCATAAACCCTGAAGATCCTGTGCTTTTCTCTGAGGCAGAATTGACAGCTCTCAATGCAGGTATTCCGGACAAGCCAGAACGGACATCTTTTGAAGAGACGCCTTCTGAAGAGGCGCCTGTTGAAGAGGCTCCTTCTTCAGATAGAGGCTCCCGTGGCAACCCAACTGCCAGGATATCCGAACTTTTTGATCATGCCGGTGGCATTGATGACATTCAGCAATTGTTTGCAGAACAAAAACTAACCCCTTCCAGGCTGGTTGAAAATATTTATGACTGGTACGAAAAAAAACTGCCAGAAAGCATGGAGGATGTGTTGATTGAGCGAAACAAAGATCTGGCCATGCGTTCGGCCAGGGCCTCCGATCAGCGATGGCTAAAGTGTATTTCAGCGTACAGCGGGGTTATTGAAGCGTGTAAAAAGCAACGGATTATCAGCGAGTTGGAAGGTATTCCTATTGCCGTAAAATCAGAAGTCAATGTTGCAGGCTATTTCGCGACCGCTGGCGTTAATCGTAAAAAAATAGCTGACCAATCGCTTTTTCCCATTATCACTGAAGAGACTGAATCTGAAGTGGTACGATTGTTAAAGCGTGAGGGTGTTATTATCCTGGGGCTAACCAATCAACACCTTTTCGGGCTTGGAGCAACGGGAGAAAACCCTCACTTTCCCGGGATCTCTAATCGATTCAGTTCTTCCCATGTCGCGGGTGGATCATCCAGTGGCAGTGCCCTGATGGTTGCCCTTGGCCTGTCACCTTTAACTGTAGGGACTGATGGTGGTGGATCTGTCTCTATTCCAGCCTCATTGAATGGTTTACCCGGTCTCAAACCTACGTCTGACAAGCTGTCCACCAAAAATTATATCAACTCTGAGTTAGACATGGTGGCTATTGGACTCATTGGTAACCGTTTTAAAGATATTGCTCTTGGCTATCAGGTTTCAAGCGGACGTCATCCCACCCTTCAAGTAGCTGAGGCTTTGAAGACTCTAAAAATAGGCCTTGATCCTGATTGGCTTGAACATGCAGACAAAGAAGTTTCAGAGAAAACATTTGAATGTCTTGACCGATTAGGAACCCGACTTAAAAAACTGCAAAATCGCAAAGACAATATATTCGTCAAAATGCAATTTACTTCTGAGAATTTCAGAAAACGGCTCTGGGCAACCCATATAATCCTGTTTGGGAGCTGGGCAGCGGAGGGGAATCTCAAGTTTTTGGGCAAAGGCATACCTTATGAAACTGAAATGGCCCTGTTAATGGGCAAAGCTCTGTCTAATGAGCAAGCCGAGCGAGCCAGACAGAACCAGAAAATGCTGGCAGATCACTTTGAAAAAAATATATTCTCAAAGGTTGATGTTATTGCAATGCCAACGACCTTAACACCTGCTACGGCCAAATTGACCCACTGGCTACCAAATACCGCTGGCGAGTTGAATTTAGCCATTGCTTACCTTCTGGCATTTAATACTTCACTGGCCAACATGACAGGAAGTCCCAGGGTGACCATTCCCTGCGGCTTTAATCATGAAAACCTGCCTTTTGGCCTTCAGTTAATGGGAGCAATTGATAGCGAATATCTGCTGCTTGCCATTGGCAGTTTGCTTGAGCAGGAGATGGCTGAAGAACTCAGGAAAAAGGCGGAGAGCAACAGGTTTTTGAAAGGTTTTAAACCCTATGAAAAGCCATCCCCTGACGCTGGTGTACCTCATGAAGATTTATAG
- a CDS encoding PqiC family protein, translated as MKSNVKWLLPLIAVFLMSACASHVRPFQYYTLKPVVERESGHSTVSSIGVAPARIPGWMDRSGLIINDGGYKLIRFDNKRWGEPLQDAITRTLTLNLMALFPHSDIQAGPWLRSQAPDIAVSVNINNLAWSGNNMELDASFTLLKKQASVEFRTVRLTRNLPKGSTPEQWVESFSYLLADLSQRIEKGIVAQQ; from the coding sequence ATGAAAAGTAATGTTAAATGGTTACTGCCTCTGATTGCCGTGTTTCTTATGTCAGCCTGCGCGAGTCACGTCAGACCTTTTCAGTACTACACTCTGAAGCCGGTAGTCGAAAGGGAGTCCGGCCACAGTACCGTGTCGTCAATCGGAGTGGCTCCGGCCAGGATCCCGGGCTGGATGGATCGATCTGGTCTGATTATAAACGACGGGGGATACAAACTTATCCGCTTCGATAATAAGCGTTGGGGTGAACCTCTACAGGATGCCATAACACGTACCCTGACCTTGAATCTGATGGCATTGTTTCCTCATTCTGATATTCAGGCTGGACCTTGGTTGAGGAGTCAGGCACCTGATATTGCAGTGTCAGTTAACATTAATAATCTGGCCTGGTCTGGCAATAATATGGAGCTGGATGCCAGTTTTACCCTCCTTAAAAAACAGGCAAGCGTTGAATTTCGCACCGTCAGGTTAACCAGAAATCTCCCAAAAGGAAGCACTCCTGAGCAATGGGTTGAAAGCTTCAGCTATTTACTGGCTGATCTGAGTCAGCGAATAGAGAAGGGTATTGTTGCACAGCAGTGA
- a CDS encoding SbmA/BacA-like family transporter, whose translation MLKCFFLSKHWAMWAWGGLAALLTSIFIEVSMMVRMNEWYGEMWNMMQLAKPETIDRFWELILLFCAIVFPYILLRTLSSFLSQHFCFRWRQAMTLAYLPFWQKVDSDVEGASQRLQEDPQRFARVTELLALGLFRSILTLIAFIPILWTLSEEICGKLADWLNSPAFTESYDKIPLSLKGMEIMSQIPGSLLWFSCLLSFSAVIISYAVGIRLPDLEYNNQKVEARFRKQLVYAEDDKTYANTPTLLELFTGLRLNYFRLFLNHSYFSLWQNFFFQFVSIADLMVIGPGVIYGIILMGTLNRVSHAFSSVSDSLSYFTENWANVTELLSIIKRLREFEVNIGYRSESGSSGLFKTQYKS comes from the coding sequence ATGCTGAAGTGCTTTTTCTTGTCAAAACACTGGGCTATGTGGGCCTGGGGAGGGCTTGCCGCCCTGCTGACCTCTATATTTATTGAAGTCAGCATGATGGTCAGAATGAATGAATGGTATGGCGAGATGTGGAATATGATGCAGCTGGCCAAACCTGAAACCATTGACCGTTTCTGGGAACTGATTCTTTTATTCTGCGCCATAGTTTTTCCCTATATTTTACTGAGAACCCTTTCAAGCTTCCTTTCACAGCACTTTTGCTTCCGCTGGCGGCAGGCCATGACCCTGGCTTACCTACCCTTCTGGCAAAAAGTAGATAGCGATGTTGAAGGCGCCTCCCAACGCTTACAGGAAGATCCTCAGCGTTTTGCCAGAGTCACCGAACTGCTGGCCCTTGGACTGTTTCGCTCCATTCTGACATTGATCGCTTTTATCCCCATTCTCTGGACGCTCAGTGAGGAAATTTGTGGCAAGCTGGCGGACTGGCTCAACAGCCCGGCTTTTACGGAGAGCTATGATAAAATTCCGCTATCCCTGAAAGGCATGGAAATCATGAGTCAGATACCTGGTTCCCTGCTCTGGTTTTCCTGCCTGTTGTCTTTCAGCGCCGTCATCATCTCCTACGCTGTGGGCATTCGCCTGCCTGACCTTGAATACAACAACCAGAAAGTCGAAGCCCGCTTCAGAAAACAGCTGGTTTATGCTGAAGACGATAAAACCTACGCCAACACTCCAACGCTGCTGGAGCTGTTTACAGGACTGCGTTTGAACTATTTTCGACTGTTTCTCAACCACTCCTACTTTTCACTCTGGCAGAACTTCTTTTTTCAGTTTGTGTCCATTGCCGACCTGATGGTCATTGGTCCGGGTGTTATTTACGGCATCATCCTGATGGGGACTTTAAACAGAGTGTCCCACGCATTTAGCAGTGTTTCAGACAGCCTTTCCTACTTTACTGAAAACTGGGCAAACGTCACTGAGTTGTTATCCATTATTAAACGCCTGAGAGAGTTTGAAGTGAATATCGGTTATCGTTCTGAATCGGGGTCATCCGGACTGTTTAAAACTCAATACAAATCTTAA
- the artQ gene encoding arginine ABC transporter permease ArtQ yields MLDLFFNATLMTLGLALSSLLLGLILAALLALGELSRFRLLRYLTVSWVTLIRGLPEILVVFFIYFGATHLLFLLTDEFIEISPFTAGTVALSLIFSAYASQTLRGAFMAVPKGQSEAAKALGISSARCFYRVILPQAWHHALPGLVNQWLVLLKDTALVSLIGVTDLLRQAQLVSSQTYEPFTWYTTAGAIYLVITLISQQCLDRMKKKTSQHIRTVNV; encoded by the coding sequence ATGCTTGATCTCTTCTTCAATGCAACTCTGATGACTCTGGGACTGGCGCTTTCTTCCCTGCTTCTGGGCCTGATACTGGCTGCCCTGCTGGCTTTGGGTGAACTGAGCCGTTTCCGGTTGCTTAGATACCTGACAGTTTCATGGGTCACTCTTATCAGAGGACTGCCCGAGATTCTGGTGGTCTTCTTTATCTATTTCGGTGCGACACACCTGCTCTTTCTGCTCACCGATGAGTTTATCGAGATCAGTCCTTTCACAGCCGGTACTGTTGCCCTGTCGCTGATCTTTTCAGCCTATGCCAGCCAGACTCTGCGGGGCGCCTTCATGGCCGTTCCCAAAGGTCAGTCAGAAGCGGCCAAGGCTCTGGGTATCAGCTCTGCCCGCTGTTTTTACCGGGTGATCCTGCCTCAGGCATGGCATCATGCATTACCCGGGCTGGTTAATCAGTGGCTGGTGCTTTTGAAAGATACGGCACTGGTCTCCTTAATTGGCGTGACTGACCTTCTGCGTCAGGCCCAACTGGTCTCATCCCAGACTTATGAACCTTTTACCTGGTATACAACAGCCGGTGCTATCTATCTGGTGATCACCCTGATCAGTCAACAGTGTCTGGACAGGATGAAGAAGAAAACCAGTCAACACATCAGGACGGTGAACGTATAA